The Micavibrio sp. TMED2 genome has a window encoding:
- a CDS encoding type I glyceraldehyde-3-phosphate dehydrogenase — translation MTTRVAINGFGRIGRLVLRGIFESGRNDIEVVAINDLAPVDTNVHLLKYDSVHGRFPGTVTGKNNAMVVNGQEITVVQERDPANLPWADMDIDVALECTGIFTDRNGAEKHLTAGAKKVLISAPAKEEDLTVVYGVNHDQLTADHKIVSNASCTTNCLAPVAYVLNKAIGINHGLMTTIHSYTGDQRTVDTMHSDLHRARAAAVSMIPTTTGAAKAVGKVLPELNGKLDGVSIRVPTPNVSLVDFKFQAARSTTVEEVNEAIKAAAAEGSLKGILGTYDEPLVSIDFNHDPHSSVFALNETKVMEGTFVRVMSWYDNEWGFSNRMPDTAVAMKAAG, via the coding sequence ATGACGACACGCGTCGCCATCAATGGTTTTGGCCGTATCGGCCGTCTGGTTCTGCGCGGTATCTTCGAAAGCGGCCGCAACGATATCGAAGTTGTCGCGATCAACGATCTGGCACCGGTCGATACCAATGTTCACCTGCTGAAATATGACAGCGTGCACGGTCGTTTCCCCGGCACCGTTACCGGCAAGAACAACGCCATGGTCGTCAATGGCCAGGAAATCACCGTGGTTCAGGAACGCGACCCGGCAAACCTGCCTTGGGCCGATATGGACATCGATGTGGCGCTGGAATGTACCGGCATCTTCACCGACCGCAACGGTGCTGAAAAACACCTGACCGCCGGTGCCAAGAAGGTGCTGATCTCGGCTCCTGCCAAGGAAGAGGACCTCACCGTTGTCTATGGCGTGAACCACGACCAGCTGACCGCCGATCACAAGATCGTCTCCAACGCATCCTGCACCACCAACTGCCTCGCCCCTGTCGCCTATGTGCTGAACAAGGCGATTGGCATCAATCACGGTCTGATGACCACGATTCACAGCTATACCGGTGACCAGCGCACGGTCGACACCATGCACAGCGACCTGCACCGTGCCCGTGCGGCGGCGGTTTCCATGATCCCGACCACCACCGGTGCGGCCAAGGCGGTCGGCAAGGTGCTGCCGGAACTGAATGGCAAGCTGGACGGTGTCTCGATCCGTGTTCCGACCCCGAACGTGTCTCTGGTCGACTTCAAATTCCAGGCTGCGCGCTCAACCACGGTTGAGGAAGTCAACGAGGCGATCAAGGCTGCTGCTGCCGAGGGTTCGCTCAAAGGCATTCTCGGCACCTATGACGAGCCACTGGTTTCCATCGACTTCAACCACGACCCGCACTCTTCAGTTTTCGCGCTGAACGAGACCAAGGTCATGGAAGGCACCTTCGTACGGGTCATGTCCTGGTATGACAATGAGTGGGGCTTCTCCAACCGCATGCCCGACACCGCCGTTGCCATGAAGGCAGCAGGCTAA